One genomic segment of Bacteroidales bacterium includes these proteins:
- a CDS encoding geranylgeranylglyceryl/heptaprenylglyceryl phosphate synthase: MNGFYQELKDRSKKRIALLVDPDGYDNGSLEELIELINLHPPDLLLVGGSILFKPIDISITALKLGTRLPVFIFPGNVFQLSELADGILFLSLISGRNPEFLIGNHVLAAPHLRRTGIEVIPTGYILIENGPASSVEYMSHTRPIPGDKTDIAVATAMAGEMLGLKALYLEAGSGAVQPVAPTMISAVRQGISLPLMVGGGIRSAETALELFRAGADMIVVGNAVEKDPGLIKVFCESRDSFNKSLT; the protein is encoded by the coding sequence ATGAACGGTTTCTATCAGGAGCTTAAGGACAGGAGCAAGAAACGGATCGCTCTGCTGGTGGACCCCGACGGGTATGACAACGGGAGTCTGGAGGAGTTGATTGAATTGATCAATCTGCATCCGCCCGACCTTCTGCTGGTAGGCGGAAGCATCCTCTTTAAACCCATTGACATAAGCATTACCGCTTTGAAGCTGGGGACCAGATTGCCGGTCTTTATCTTTCCGGGAAATGTCTTTCAGTTGTCGGAGCTGGCAGACGGAATCCTGTTTCTCTCTCTGATCTCCGGACGCAATCCTGAATTCCTCATCGGAAACCACGTGCTGGCAGCCCCCCACCTTCGCAGAACCGGAATTGAGGTGATTCCCACCGGATATATACTGATAGAAAACGGGCCGGCGAGCTCGGTGGAGTATATGAGCCACACCCGGCCTATACCCGGAGATAAGACAGATATTGCCGTAGCCACTGCCATGGCCGGAGAGATGCTGGGACTGAAAGCCCTCTACCTGGAGGCAGGAAGCGGTGCGGTCCAGCCTGTTGCCCCCACTATGATCAGTGCCGTCAGGCAGGGAATTTCACTTCCCCTGATGGTGGGTGGCGGGATCCGTTCCGCGGAAACGGCCCTGGAGCTTTTCCGGGCCGGGGCCGATATGATTGTGGTTGGAAATGCCGTGGAGAAAGATCCCGGCCTGATCAAAGTCTTCTGCGAATCCAGGGACAGCTTCAATAAAAGCCTTACTTAA
- a CDS encoding 4'-phosphopantetheinyl transferase superfamily protein encodes MWEITEDFDTLYGMVNLVEVEKTKLDSFRNISRKIEWLSVRALVKTMIGKDTRILYNSENKPFVRGNTHNISISHSNNLTAVLISKDQRVGIDLEYMSGKISKVANKFINERETITRDPELSKFHLYLHWCAKEALYKICDKQDINFRDGITIAPFVPEEHGFMKGHVVNGNGDESFEMEYLQHENYALVWCVKK; translated from the coding sequence GTGTGGGAGATAACGGAGGATTTTGATACACTCTACGGCATGGTCAACCTGGTTGAAGTAGAGAAAACAAAACTCGACAGCTTCAGGAACATCAGCAGGAAAATTGAATGGCTCAGCGTCCGTGCACTGGTGAAAACCATGATCGGGAAAGATACCCGGATCCTCTATAATTCCGAAAACAAGCCCTTCGTAAGAGGCAACACTCACAACATCAGCATCTCCCACTCGAATAACCTGACTGCTGTGCTGATCAGCAAAGACCAGCGCGTAGGGATCGACCTGGAGTACATGTCCGGAAAGATAAGCAAGGTGGCCAATAAATTCATAAACGAACGGGAGACCATCACCCGGGATCCGGAGCTGTCGAAGTTTCACCTCTACCTGCACTGGTGTGCCAAAGAAGCCCTGTACAAGATTTGTGACAAACAGGACATCAACTTCCGGGACGGTATCACCATCGCGCCTTTCGTACCGGAGGAGCACGGTTTTATGAAAGGCCATGTGGTGAATGGCAACGGGGATGAAAGCTTTGAAATGGAGTATCTTCAACACGAAAATTACGCCCTGGTCTGGTGCGTCAAGAAATGA
- the gldD gene encoding gliding motility lipoprotein GldD — translation MSKSYRRRDPERRRDPERRRDPERRRVSEKLRAQTGAGLTDRNPGTGRWQILALCLLLLSASCKQSYTPKPMGYLKISYPEKAYHLYDLQDAYRFEIPDYALIEKDSGPRAADGWINVSVPQLNGKIHLSYVAVDGRLNELITDSRELVYKHTVKAYGIDETPFIQRDHRRFGMIYDLQGDVASAVQFFITDSTDHFLRGSLYFNCRPNRDSLNPVIEFLREDILHLIETTEWKY, via the coding sequence ATGAGTAAAAGCTATAGACGGAGAGATCCGGAAAGACGGAGAGATCCGGAAAGACGGAGAGATCCGGAAAGACGGAGAGTTTCAGAGAAACTCAGAGCACAGACAGGTGCGGGACTCACAGACAGGAACCCGGGTACGGGGAGATGGCAGATCCTGGCCCTTTGCCTGCTGCTACTGTCCGCCTCCTGCAAGCAATCCTATACCCCCAAACCCATGGGGTACCTGAAGATCAGTTACCCGGAAAAAGCCTACCATCTGTACGACTTGCAGGACGCCTACCGCTTCGAGATCCCCGACTATGCCCTGATAGAGAAAGACAGTGGCCCCAGGGCCGCAGATGGATGGATCAATGTCTCCGTTCCCCAGCTCAACGGGAAGATCCACCTGAGTTACGTAGCGGTGGATGGCCGGTTGAACGAGCTGATTACCGATAGCCGGGAACTGGTTTACAAACATACGGTGAAGGCATACGGGATCGATGAAACCCCGTTCATCCAGAGGGATCACAGGCGGTTCGGAATGATTTACGATCTGCAGGGAGATGTGGCATCCGCGGTCCAGTTCTTTATCACCGACAGTACCGATCATTTCCTGAGAGGCTCGCTCTATTTCAACTGCAGGCCCAACCGCGATTCTCTGAACCCGGTCATAGAATTCCTCAGAGAAGACATCCTGCATCTGATCGAAACCACCGAGTGGAAGTATTAA